Proteins from one Erysipelothrix larvae genomic window:
- the rnjA gene encoding ribonuclease J1, translating into MDQTKIKKSDTLIFALGGLGEVGKNMYVFEQDDEIVIIDAGVMFPEENLLGVDYVIPDYSYLVRNQKKIKALIITHGHEDHIGGIPFLLQRVNIPVIYATRFAKALINRKLEERRLKNRTKIVEIDSKSKVTTKHFNVGFFNVIHSIPDSLGVLLNTSNGRIVSTGDFKFDLTPVGASSDYQIMSYMGEIGIDLLLSDSTNAQVAGFSISEKDVAKSIMDIFRKTEGRIIIATFASNMYRVSQIIDAAIASDRKVAVFGRSMENVVTIARKLGHISAKDKHFVNANELNRLPASKVCILCTGSQGEPLAALSRIANGTHRQIRIMPGDTVIFSSSPIPGNAKSVSNVVNQLTRAGANVLTNSPLNSLHTTGHASREEQKLMLQLIQPKYFMPMHGEYKMLKTHERTAIETGVPKENIFICANGDVVVLRDHEVFMSDIRIPADDIYVDGNDSSGLSTAVIKDRKILADNGLVSVVVTIDSRYNKILCKPSIVSRGFVFIKENQTLLKEAEQVVYEALKKKMAQKTTFGEIKNTIRSSLEPFLFKHTQRNPLVIPVILNQRAAMQSYQKEPSHKGHHAKNAKASES; encoded by the coding sequence ATGGATCAAACAAAAATAAAGAAATCTGATACACTCATTTTCGCATTAGGTGGATTGGGCGAAGTTGGAAAGAATATGTATGTATTCGAACAAGATGATGAAATTGTAATCATCGATGCGGGAGTTATGTTTCCTGAAGAAAACTTACTTGGGGTTGACTATGTTATCCCAGATTATTCATACCTCGTACGCAACCAAAAGAAAATTAAAGCATTGATTATCACCCACGGTCACGAAGACCATATCGGGGGTATTCCATTCTTATTACAACGTGTTAATATCCCTGTGATATACGCAACACGCTTTGCGAAAGCACTCATTAACCGTAAATTAGAAGAACGTCGCTTAAAAAACAGAACGAAAATTGTAGAAATTGATTCAAAATCAAAAGTTACAACGAAACATTTCAACGTTGGATTCTTTAATGTAATCCACTCTATTCCCGATTCATTAGGTGTTTTACTCAATACATCAAATGGTCGTATTGTTTCAACTGGAGACTTTAAATTTGATTTAACACCAGTTGGTGCAAGTTCCGACTATCAAATCATGTCTTACATGGGGGAAATAGGAATTGACTTACTCTTAAGTGATTCAACAAATGCTCAAGTCGCTGGTTTTTCAATTAGTGAAAAAGATGTTGCGAAATCCATTATGGACATTTTTAGAAAAACAGAAGGACGTATCATTATTGCGACATTTGCATCGAATATGTATCGTGTAAGCCAAATCATTGATGCAGCGATTGCTTCTGATCGAAAAGTTGCTGTATTTGGTCGTTCCATGGAAAACGTTGTGACAATTGCGCGTAAACTTGGTCATATTTCAGCAAAAGATAAACACTTCGTAAATGCAAATGAATTAAATCGTTTACCTGCAAGCAAAGTATGTATCTTATGTACTGGATCACAAGGTGAACCGCTTGCTGCATTAAGTCGTATTGCAAATGGAACTCACCGCCAAATTCGCATTATGCCTGGAGATACTGTAATCTTCTCATCCAGCCCTATTCCTGGAAACGCAAAAAGTGTATCAAATGTCGTAAATCAATTGACGCGAGCTGGAGCAAATGTGCTTACTAATTCGCCTTTGAACTCACTTCATACAACTGGACATGCTTCTCGAGAAGAACAAAAACTAATGCTTCAACTGATTCAACCAAAATACTTCATGCCAATGCATGGTGAGTATAAAATGTTAAAAACGCATGAACGAACTGCAATTGAGACGGGTGTACCAAAAGAAAATATCTTTATTTGCGCAAATGGCGATGTTGTTGTATTGCGTGATCACGAAGTCTTTATGTCAGATATCCGAATTCCTGCCGATGATATTTATGTTGATGGCAATGATTCAAGTGGTTTATCGACTGCAGTCATTAAAGATCGTAAAATCTTAGCGGACAACGGTCTAGTTTCTGTTGTGGTAACGATTGATTCTCGATACAACAAGATATTATGCAAACCAAGCATTGTTTCGCGTGGATTTGTATTCATTAAAGAAAATCAAACCTTACTTAAAGAAGCAGAACAAGTTGTTTATGAAGCATTGAAGAAAAAGATGGCACAAAAAACTACATTCGGTGAAATTAAGAATACAATTCGTTCATCTTTAGAGCCGTTTTTATTCAAACATACACAACGTAATCCACTGGTTATTCCAGTAATCTTAAACCAAAGAGCAGCAATGCAATCGTATCAAAAAGAACCAAGTCACAAAGGACACCACGCTAAAAATGCGAAAGCTTCTGAATCTTAA
- a CDS encoding class I SAM-dependent methyltransferase: MTQRITNLTKTHQWIEKRLDPTKSVVIDMTCGNGHDTLFLAQHCYHVYAIDIQAQAIENTKKRTRDFKNITTILKDHSTLDFHEFGPIDGAIYNLGYLPGGDKSIITTKETTLQSLHALVSVVTSFLVITCYPRHDGGSEETHAVQNFIHSLNKPITQFTYDKPLSPITYCIDLRNT, translated from the coding sequence ATGACACAAAGAATCACAAACCTAACAAAGACTCATCAATGGATTGAAAAGCGCTTAGATCCGACGAAAAGCGTTGTAATCGATATGACATGCGGAAACGGACATGATACATTATTTCTGGCTCAACATTGTTATCATGTATATGCAATTGATATCCAAGCACAAGCCATTGAAAACACAAAAAAACGTACCCGAGACTTTAAGAATATAACCACTATACTTAAAGATCACAGTACGCTTGATTTTCATGAATTTGGTCCCATTGATGGGGCAATTTATAACTTAGGATATTTACCAGGTGGTGACAAATCGATCATCACTACTAAAGAAACAACATTGCAATCATTACACGCCTTAGTATCAGTGGTAACATCCTTTCTGGTAATTACCTGTTATCCGAGACATGATGGTGGCAGTGAAGAAACACACGCTGTTCAAAACTTCATCCATTCCCTGAACAAACCAATAACCCAATTTACGTATGATAAGCCTTTGAGCCCAATTACATATTGCATTGATCTGCGTAATACTTAA
- a CDS encoding NUDIX domain-containing protein — protein MLFKELEDKYFKNEGFSSIRRTVRGLVKDADGNFVMLKIEGEDFFGIRNHYETPGGGVEVGEGYEKALLREMEEELGVLCEIESFLGMVVGHYNLLNRINVERYYVCRIVGETSSNQTDVEKVLIKGIEHKPLNEWLEILKTGDSSVDKLVHDRDYQAFKYYADQCNM, from the coding sequence ATGTTATTCAAAGAATTAGAAGATAAATACTTTAAAAATGAAGGATTTTCATCAATTAGACGAACTGTTAGAGGTTTGGTTAAAGATGCTGATGGAAATTTTGTTATGTTAAAAATTGAAGGGGAAGATTTTTTTGGAATCCGAAACCACTATGAAACACCTGGAGGCGGCGTAGAAGTCGGTGAGGGATATGAAAAAGCCCTTCTGCGTGAAATGGAAGAAGAGCTGGGTGTGCTTTGTGAGATTGAATCGTTTTTAGGGATGGTAGTGGGTCATTACAATCTTCTGAATCGAATCAATGTCGAACGGTATTATGTTTGTCGTATCGTAGGTGAGACTTCATCCAACCAAACTGACGTTGAGAAAGTTCTAATCAAAGGTATTGAACATAAACCATTGAACGAATGGCTCGAAATCCTAAAGACTGGGGATTCTTCAGTCGACAAGTTGGTACATGATCGCGATTACCAAGCATTTAAGTATTACGCAGATCAATGCAATATGTAA